DNA sequence from the Tissierella sp. MB52-C2 genome:
TATATTATTCAGATGGTGCCATTTAATCTTTTAAAAGAATGCTTTAGTAAAATGTTAAGACTTAAGATGGCATATTATGATAATACGACTTATTATAAGGTAATTGAAAATATTAAGTTTGATATATCGACTATTACGACTGTAGTCGACCAAAGTACTTTTTTAATACTTGGAAGAATAGTTAACTTTGTTGGTGGATTAATTGGATTATCTATTATAAGTTGGAAGCTGAGTATTATTATTCTAATTGCCATTCCAATCAAGATATGCATTACTAATTATTTTACTAAACGTAAGACCACTTTGTTTAAAGAATTAATGATAAAAGTTGAAAAGTCAAATGAGTGGCTTGGAGATGTGCTTGCTAATATAGAAACAATAAAGTTATGGAATTTATATACTCATTCAAAAAATGCATTTGTTGATGTTAAAAATGAGGAAATAAGCTCAAGAAGAACTACAATATATAACGATAAAATAAATAATATGATTAGCAATGTGATAGGTTTGATTGTAAGCATAACGATATATTTTTATGGAGCCTCACTTGTTATTAATGGAGAGATTACATTAGGTGGACTCTTTGCGTTTTTGTCTTATTCAACAACATTAATAAGTACAATAAGTTTAATTACTTTTGTTAAATATAGAACGGCAGAAATAATACCGGCGTATTTAAGGTATATGGAATTTTTGAACTTAGATGAAGAGACATCAGTAGATAGCAAAAAAATTTCTTGCCATAACAGACCTTCGAATATATCACTAAGGAATGTTAGTCTTGTTGTTGATAATAGAACAATCTTGGAAAATATTTCATTTACAATTAATAAAGGAGAGAAAGTAGCAATATGGGGAGAAAATGGCAGTGGGAAAACATCAATTATTAACTTATTATTAGGTTTCATACATCCTAGTAAAGGCAGTATTTTAATTGATGAGATTAACCTTAAAGATATAGATATAGACTCTTATCGCGATAATATAAGAGTTGTTACGCAACATACAAAATTATTTAATCGAAGTATATATGAAAATGTAGATCCTCAAAATATTTATAGAGAACAAGAAATAATTGATTTACTAAAAGAATTTAATATAGAAAGCTTTTTGCAGAATTTAAGACGCGAAAACAACGTAAAAATAGGAACTAATGGTAACAAGTTATCGGGAGGCGAAAAACAAAAGCTTTCTCTTCTAAGGGCATATTTAAAGAAGGGAAATATTCTAATCTTAGATGAGCCAACTTCTAATTATGATGAAGAATCAAAAAAGACATTTGATAAAATAATTAAAATGAAAACAAATGATAATATTTTAATCATAGTTACTCATAATAGAGAAATATTAAAGGAAGTGGACAAGATTATAAAGATATCCAATGGCACTGTTGACGGTATTTTTACATATGAAGAATTCTGTGAGATTACTTCAGAAATATCATATAAAACTTAAAGGGAGGAAGAGAATATGTATATGTACAAAACAATAAAATCTCCATATAAGTATTACGTATATGATGGAAATATGAATTCTATTTTGGAAATCGAAAAATCAGAATTTCAATCATTAAGGAGAATAGAAGAAGGGAGGGGACAAGCTGGAGATAATGTGATTTTACAATCTTTTCAAAAATCTGGTTTTTGCAATGAATCAAATATTAAAGAAATAAAACATCCTGATACAGATAATGTAGAGTATTATTTAGAAAGTATGTTGTCGCGAATATATTTACAGGTAACACAAAATTGTAATTTACGATGTAATTACTGTGTTTATTCTGGAAATTATAAGAATAGAACTCATTCCGATAAAGTTATGGATTTTGAAATGGCTAAAAAAGCAGTCGATTATTTGGTAAAGCATTCATATGATTCTTTTGAGTATACTGTAGGATTTTATGGAGGGGAACCACTATTAGAATTTGAGTTGATAAAGAAAGTTATTTCATATATAAAGTCAAATTACTCTAATAAAAAATTTGTCTATACCATAACAACGAATGGAACATTACTTTCATCTGAAATAACAAATTATTTAGTAGAGAATGATTTTAGATTAGTTATTAGTCTAGATGGCCATAAAGAATGTCAAGATACTAATCGTAAATTTATTAGTGGAAAAGGTACATTTGATATTATAATCAAAAACTTAGAGCGAATAAGAGATCAACATCCAGATTATTTCTCAACAATCTTAATTAATTCTGTACTTTCTCCAGATGCTGATATAATAAATGTAAAAGATTTTTTCGCTACTCATAATCTAATAAAAAATATGCGAGTAATAAGCACTGCAGTTTCTGAGGTATATAGCAATGAAATGATTTATTATCCTGATGAGTACCGTGCTGTTGAAAGATTTGAAACATCTAAATGTATGCTCTGGTTAATAGGTAAGCTTGATTTTGACAAAGTTTCAGACCTTTTTACGCGATGGAATGGCCCTGCTATTGAAAAATATAGGTTAATGAAAAAAATAGGAAAGATATCAGAAGTTAGTCATCCTGGAGGTCCTTGTATTCCTGGGAAGTTTAGATTATTTATTGATATAAATGGAAATATATTTCCATGTGAGAGGATAAGTGAAAAGTCCCAAATAATGAACATAGGGAATTTAAACACTGGTATAGATGTTCAAAAAGTTAAGGATATACTTAATGTTGGCAGTTGTACTAAAGAAGAATGTCGAAATTGTTGGTGCTTTATTTTTTGTGGACAATGTGCTGCACATGCTGATGAGTTAGATGATAAACCTTCTCCAGAGAAAAGATTATCTAGATGTAATCAACATAAAGAAGCGGTAATTGATGATTTCTTAGATATTTGTTTTTTGAAGGAGAATAGTTATAACTTTGAGGAAGGAGTTTTACAATGGGAAAAATTATGATATATCCGTTTGGAAAGGAAACAGCCCCAATAATGAGAAATATTGATCTTATAAATAATGTGGGAATTCAACTAGTTACTGACATTAACCATGATATTTATATCAAGGAATATCCTGAACTAGATGGTAATCAAATTATCCACAATTTATCAAATGATTTTGAAAAGTCTTTAAATGAAAGTGAGACTGTATATGTTCCTTTTGAAAAAGCTTACTTTTCTATAGAGAGATACATTGAAACAATTGAAAAAATAATTAAATCAGAGAAAAGAGTATTCTTATCACGAGATTTATATAAAGAATTAACTAATATTGAATATAAATTTGCAGATAAAGTTACTACTTATGATCATCATAGAAATATGAAATTAAAAGTAAAGACTAGGGAAATATTTCAAATTAATGTGCCAGTTATTATTGTTCTAGGGGATGGTCTAAACTGTAATAAATTTGATATACAATTATCATTGAGAAGGTTTTTTAAGAACAAAGGATACGCTGTGTCACAGTTAGGTACGAAAGAATATTCAGATTTATTTGGATTTGATTCATTCCCATCTTTTATTTTTGAAGATGGGAAAATAGATGATATAATTATCGCTTTGAATCATATGGTATATAGTAAAATAATAAATGAAAAACCAGATTTAATGATTATAGGTGTTCCTGGAGGTGTCTTGCCCATAAGTGAAGAACATCCTGAAGAATTTGGAAAGTTTGCATATATGATAACAAATGCTGTTAAACCAGATATAGCAATTAGAAGTTTGTACAACAATGACTATACTGATAGATTTTTTGAAAATGATATGCAGATGTGTAAGTATAAATTGGACAGTATTGTTGAGTATTATAATATTTCGAATACAAGACTTATTTATCCAGAAATTAAATATGGAGATTTGACATATTTAACAATTAGTAATAATACATCTGAAAATTATATAGAAGAACAAAATCAGAAGAACACCCATTATACTTTGTTCAATGTACTAGGAAATCATAATGTTGAAAAAGTCTATGAGCAGATATTGGAGCAATTGTCTCAGAATAAAGTCCAAATATAGTTTAAGGAGAGATAATGTGCATAATAAGAAAAATATAGAAAAAAAGGTAATTGAAATAATAGAAAGAGTTTGTAGTAGAAAAGTAGAACAAATAGATACAAATATATTTATTAATCCATTTTATATGTCTAGTCGTGAATTAGCCTATATTTTTGTTGAATTAGAGAAAGAATATGATATTGATTTGAATGAATTGGTTGAAGTGTATAAAGACCATACGGTAGCAAATCTGATAGATGCTATAGTAAAATTAACATCCTTAGTGGAAGTAATGTAGCATCAAAACTGGATTTATTATATAATGGTGATGAATATGAGAATGGGGTTAAAGGTAGCATTCATAGATGATGGTATAAATAAAGGTAGCATATTTTACAAAGATAACTATAAATTTTTTCACTATATAGTCAAAGGAAATAGTGTTATAAAGTCAGACAATGAAACTATAAGTTCTGAGTCTCATGGAACATTGTGTGTCAGTATTTTCTTGAAATATGCACCGCAGTGCAACATTTATGACATTAATATTGAATCAAATGAAAAAGATAGTATTAATGCCAGTAATATTAATGTTGCTTTACAATGGTGTATTACAAATGAAATACATCTCATTTCAATGAGTCTGGGTGTATTGTCAATGATTGATACATCTGAATTGAAAAACATTATTGATACAATCAGTAAAAAAGGGATTATTTTAGTTGCATCATGTAGCAACACTAATAAGGTAACTTATCCTGCTTCCTTTGATAATGTTTTGGGTGTTAGATATGATAGTCGTCAATATTCATTAAAAAATGGGGAGTATCATTTTTTTAACAATGCATTTGATGGAATAGATATTGCCACATCTTTGCCTGATGACCATCCCCTGCAATACTTAGAAGATCAAAATATAAGAATGACAAATAGCTTTGCTGTACCGTATATAGCTGCAAAGGTGTGCTATTACTTGATGCAAGGGATGGATATGGAAGAAATAAGAAATGAATTAATGAAAAGATCTAAATACATTGACTGCAGAGAATATTATAAGTTTCTGAAAAGAATAGTCCCAAAATCTTTCAAATCATTGACAAATGATATACCAGTAATAGGAATAGTTGTTGACCAGAAGATAGACAATCTTATACAGTATAATTTGAAAGAACTCTTTAAAAAAGAAGGATATTTATGTGCATTGCTAGATGATGAGAATAATATTAGTAAAACAAATTTTTCAAGAGAGTGGGAAAACCAGTATAATATTTCAATTGATGAATTGATATGGTTAATTATTAACAGCAATATAATAGATGTTTTATTAGTGGTTATTACTGTAGAAGAATTTGAAAAATATATTGAAAAAAATTTGTTTGATATATACCTAGTACCGGAGCGATTTTCTATGTTAAGGGATTCAAAGACTATAGATTATATTGCGACTTATGATATAAAAGCAATATTTAGTAAAATTATAAAAATGTTTGATTGAGAACTATATTGAGACTAAATAAACTTAAATCTAGATATAAAATGAAATTCAAATTATCAATTAAAATTAAAATCTTAAAAAATAATTATAGGTGTTGTTTAATATGGCAGAGTTAGAATTAAAGCAAATTAATAAAATTTATGACAATGGTTTTCATGCTGTTAAAGATTTTAACCTTAAAATAGAAGAGAGAGAATTTATTGTTCTTGTCGGACCATCTGGATGCGGGAAAACTACAGTACTGAGAATGATAGCAGGTTTTGAAAACATTACTGATGGGGAGCTATATATGGATGATTCTCTTATGAATCATATGGCTGCGAAGGATAGGGACATAGCAATGGTGTTCCAAAACCATGCTCTTTTTCCTCATTTGACAGTATATGAAAATATATCTTTCCCATTAAAAATAAATAAGCTATCAAAGAAAGAAATTCATAATAAGGTTAAAACTGTGGCAGATATATTAGATGTAGAGCCTCTTCTTGATAAAAAACCTAATACTTTATCAGGGGGACAAAAGCAAAGAGTGGCATTGGGAAGAGCTATTGTCAGAAATCCTAAAGTTTTTCTGATGGACGAGCCTCTTTCAAATTTGGATTCCAAATTAAGAACTCAGATGCGTATAGAAATATCCAAACTGTACAGAAAATTAGATGCTACATTTATTTATGTTACCCATGATCAAACAGAAGCTATGACTATGGGGACAAGAGTTGTAATAATGGAAAATGGAAAGATACATCAGGTTGGTATACCTCAAGAAGTTTATGAAAAACCAAATGATATATTTGTGGCGCGATTTATAGGGAGTCCGTCAATGAATGTATTTGACGGAACCATTGTTATAAATGAAGAGGAGGTGCAACTGAAAGTATATATTGGGAAATATAATGACGATAACATGATCTATCTTAAACTGCCTGAAAGCAAGCAAAAGATTTTACAGGATAATAATTACATAAATAAGGCTATAAAGATAGGAATAAGACCTGAGAATATAAGGATTAGGGATAAAGAGCATTCAAATATATTGAAAGCATATGTTAGTATGGTAGAGACAATAGGTTTAGATACATATATTTATTTCGATATAGATGATGAAAACTGCGTTATAAAAACTAATATAGATAATAAGATTAGAATTGGTGATAATATATCATTTTATATAAATAAAGAAAAAATACATTTATTTGATTATGAGACAAGCTTAAGAATTTTTTAATAAATAAAAAATGAGGAAAGACTCGAATGGGTTTAAGCAAATACGTAGAGAAGGGAGTTATAAAAAATTGAAATATAAAATGATATGGAAGATTCTTGTAGGCTTTATGTTAATAGTAATATTATCTGGATGCTCAAATAATATAGATACAAATAGCGATTTTCCAGAGACAAGAGATAATAAAGAATTAAGCGGAACATTGACAGTATCAACTATCTTTGATACGTATATTGATACATTTGCAGAAGAATTTATGGATATGCACCCTAACGTTGAGATTATAGTGGAACGACCGGAAGATAACAGGGTTTCATATATGTACAGAATAGCTATAGATTTATTAGGGGGTACAGCCAGTGACTTGATAGATTTAAGTGCTTTGGATATAAATCACAAAGCCCAAAGTGGTCTATTGGCTAATATATATGATTTTATGGATAGTGATCCTGATTTTAATAAATCTGACTATTATACTAATATTTTTGAAGCTATGGAATATGAAGGTGGCTTATATGCTATGCCATTATCATTTAATTATGATATGGTGTATATTAGTAAGCCTCTAGCAGAGAGTATAGGTTTAGACTACGAAAATTATAAATACATTAACTATACTGAAATGATTAATATATATGAAAAGGTTAAAAAGACTCACCCTTCACCAGACGAATTTTATCTTATGCCAGGTATCGGGAAAGAATCTTTTTTTAATTATGAATCTGTTGATTTTTTTGACATTAAAACAGGGGATGCCAATTTTGATAGCAACGAATTTATACAACATTTGAAGCTTACAAAAAAGCTGAATACAGTTTATCATCCGGACACTCAAGAATGGGATTTTACTCGTATAGGAGTGGGGAATGAAGATTTTTTAATAAAAGATTTTATGTTTGCTAAATTTACAACGATTGATATAGATTTGAAAAATATGATGGTTGAATTTGAAAATACCGGAAGTCCTATACCATTTATAAGTAGTAAAGGAAACATGCCATTCAGCAACTTCCTTTCGACATATGCTATTTCTAATAATAGTGCAAATAAAGAGCTGGCATGGGAATTCTTAAAATACTGTGCATCTGCTAAGGAACTACCTGTATTTGAAACAAAAGAAGATGAAGAAAAATATTCCTTCATGTTTTTAGGGAATATACCAATAAATATTGAGAATTTTTATACCCATTTCAGACATAGTTTTGAATCCGAGGTTAAGTGGTATAAAGAAAACGGACTTGAGGGTAATTGGAAATTTACAAATGAAGAAGAGAAGGAAAAAATGTTTCAAGATACATTAGACCAAATACATAAATGGAATCAAGAGAGAGATGTATTAGTGGGGAATCGAGAGTTATCAACCTTACTAAGAGAAGAACTAGATAATTACTACTATTATGACTTAGCAACAGCGGAAGAAACAGCAAAGATTATTCAAAACAAGGTATTTACTTATTTAAATGAATAAAATTCAAATAAATGAAAGGGAAAGTATATGAAGATAAAACATATAAAAAAAGACCGTCTATTACCATATATATTACCTAGTTTATTCGGGATATTATTTTTTTATGGTATCCCCTTTATATTGTCTTTTTATTATACTCTATTAAATAATATGGGGGAGAAGAAGTTTATAGGCTTAAAAAACTTCTTAGACACTTTACAAAATCCAATGTTTCAAAGAGGTCTAACAAATCAAAGCCTTTTTATAGTCATTGCTGTTCCTTTGTGCCTTATTTTAGCCTTATTTTTTACATTATGTATAAGAAAATTAAATAAAGGTAAGAAAGTTATATTTTTAATATCAATAATACCTTTTGTTATTCCCTCAGGTACTAGTATATATTTTTGGAAATGTATCTTTGATGTTAATGGACTTGCTAATAAGATACTGTATTCCTTAAATATCCCTATGGTTAACTGGTATAATAGCAAATGGGTCATGGTTATTGCTGTGATTATATTTCTTTGGAAAAATGTTGGAGTTACAAGCTTAATATTATATGTAGGTTTTAATCAAATCCCTAAAGAGTATTATGAAATGGCAGATATGGAAGGAATAAATAGATTTCAGAGATTTTATAAAATTACCTTAGTATATTTGACACCAATTATCTTTATTTCCATATTGCTATTGGTGGTAAATTCATTTAAGATTTTCAAAGAGATTTACTTGCTCTTTGATAATTATCCAAATGAAAATATATATTTATTGCAA
Encoded proteins:
- a CDS encoding ABC transporter ATP-binding protein: MTNNRQTKKIMIDILKLFSPYRKRIVIIIISTIFTSLISIFTPLIRQILIDDGIIKNDMKTVGIITLVMLLFVIVNLIFEYIEMVNSTYIIQMVPFNLLKECFSKMLRLKMAYYDNTTYYKVIENIKFDISTITTVVDQSTFLILGRIVNFVGGLIGLSIISWKLSIIILIAIPIKICITNYFTKRKTTLFKELMIKVEKSNEWLGDVLANIETIKLWNLYTHSKNAFVDVKNEEISSRRTTIYNDKINNMISNVIGLIVSITIYFYGASLVINGEITLGGLFAFLSYSTTLISTISLITFVKYRTAEIIPAYLRYMEFLNLDEETSVDSKKISCHNRPSNISLRNVSLVVDNRTILENISFTINKGEKVAIWGENGSGKTSIINLLLGFIHPSKGSILIDEINLKDIDIDSYRDNIRVVTQHTKLFNRSIYENVDPQNIYREQEIIDLLKEFNIESFLQNLRRENNVKIGTNGNKLSGGEKQKLSLLRAYLKKGNILILDEPTSNYDEESKKTFDKIIKMKTNDNILIIVTHNREILKEVDKIIKISNGTVDGIFTYEEFCEITSEISYKT
- the ccpM gene encoding Cys-rich peptide radical SAM maturase CcpM, with protein sequence MYMYKTIKSPYKYYVYDGNMNSILEIEKSEFQSLRRIEEGRGQAGDNVILQSFQKSGFCNESNIKEIKHPDTDNVEYYLESMLSRIYLQVTQNCNLRCNYCVYSGNYKNRTHSDKVMDFEMAKKAVDYLVKHSYDSFEYTVGFYGGEPLLEFELIKKVISYIKSNYSNKKFVYTITTNGTLLSSEITNYLVENDFRLVISLDGHKECQDTNRKFISGKGTFDIIIKNLERIRDQHPDYFSTILINSVLSPDADIINVKDFFATHNLIKNMRVISTAVSEVYSNEMIYYPDEYRAVERFETSKCMLWLIGKLDFDKVSDLFTRWNGPAIEKYRLMKKIGKISEVSHPGGPCIPGKFRLFIDINGNIFPCERISEKSQIMNIGNLNTGIDVQKVKDILNVGSCTKEECRNCWCFIFCGQCAAHADELDDKPSPEKRLSRCNQHKEAVIDDFLDICFLKENSYNFEEGVLQWEKL
- a CDS encoding TIGR04066 family peptide maturation system protein, translated to MGKIMIYPFGKETAPIMRNIDLINNVGIQLVTDINHDIYIKEYPELDGNQIIHNLSNDFEKSLNESETVYVPFEKAYFSIERYIETIEKIIKSEKRVFLSRDLYKELTNIEYKFADKVTTYDHHRNMKLKVKTREIFQINVPVIIVLGDGLNCNKFDIQLSLRRFFKNKGYAVSQLGTKEYSDLFGFDSFPSFIFEDGKIDDIIIALNHMVYSKIINEKPDLMIIGVPGGVLPISEEHPEEFGKFAYMITNAVKPDIAIRSLYNNDYTDRFFENDMQMCKYKLDSIVEYYNISNTRLIYPEIKYGDLTYLTISNNTSENYIEEQNQKNTHYTLFNVLGNHNVEKVYEQILEQLSQNKVQI
- a CDS encoding phosphopantetheine-binding protein produces the protein MHNKKNIEKKVIEIIERVCSRKVEQIDTNIFINPFYMSSRELAYIFVELEKEYDIDLNELVEVYKDHTVANLIDAIVKLTSLVEVM
- a CDS encoding S8 family serine peptidase yields the protein MRMGLKVAFIDDGINKGSIFYKDNYKFFHYIVKGNSVIKSDNETISSESHGTLCVSIFLKYAPQCNIYDINIESNEKDSINASNINVALQWCITNEIHLISMSLGVLSMIDTSELKNIIDTISKKGIILVASCSNTNKVTYPASFDNVLGVRYDSRQYSLKNGEYHFFNNAFDGIDIATSLPDDHPLQYLEDQNIRMTNSFAVPYIAAKVCYYLMQGMDMEEIRNELMKRSKYIDCREYYKFLKRIVPKSFKSLTNDIPVIGIVVDQKIDNLIQYNLKELFKKEGYLCALLDDENNISKTNFSREWENQYNISIDELIWLIINSNIIDVLLVVITVEEFEKYIEKNLFDIYLVPERFSMLRDSKTIDYIATYDIKAIFSKIIKMFD
- a CDS encoding sn-glycerol-3-phosphate ABC transporter ATP-binding protein UgpC, translating into MAELELKQINKIYDNGFHAVKDFNLKIEEREFIVLVGPSGCGKTTVLRMIAGFENITDGELYMDDSLMNHMAAKDRDIAMVFQNHALFPHLTVYENISFPLKINKLSKKEIHNKVKTVADILDVEPLLDKKPNTLSGGQKQRVALGRAIVRNPKVFLMDEPLSNLDSKLRTQMRIEISKLYRKLDATFIYVTHDQTEAMTMGTRVVIMENGKIHQVGIPQEVYEKPNDIFVARFIGSPSMNVFDGTIVINEEEVQLKVYIGKYNDDNMIYLKLPESKQKILQDNNYINKAIKIGIRPENIRIRDKEHSNILKAYVSMVETIGLDTYIYFDIDDENCVIKTNIDNKIRIGDNISFYINKEKIHLFDYETSLRIF
- a CDS encoding extracellular solute-binding protein, whose protein sequence is MKYKMIWKILVGFMLIVILSGCSNNIDTNSDFPETRDNKELSGTLTVSTIFDTYIDTFAEEFMDMHPNVEIIVERPEDNRVSYMYRIAIDLLGGTASDLIDLSALDINHKAQSGLLANIYDFMDSDPDFNKSDYYTNIFEAMEYEGGLYAMPLSFNYDMVYISKPLAESIGLDYENYKYINYTEMINIYEKVKKTHPSPDEFYLMPGIGKESFFNYESVDFFDIKTGDANFDSNEFIQHLKLTKKLNTVYHPDTQEWDFTRIGVGNEDFLIKDFMFAKFTTIDIDLKNMMVEFENTGSPIPFISSKGNMPFSNFLSTYAISNNSANKELAWEFLKYCASAKELPVFETKEDEEKYSFMFLGNIPINIENFYTHFRHSFESEVKWYKENGLEGNWKFTNEEEKEKMFQDTLDQIHKWNQERDVLVGNRELSTLLREELDNYYYYDLATAEETAKIIQNKVFTYLNE